The genomic DNA CCTAAATAATTCGtgaacatttatatatataaaatcagTTAGATAGACTTTAGCAATGCTCTAAACTTTCGCCATTGTTCCACTTTGTCCTCGAAACTTTCAGTTTGTTGTTGAGCCTCCCTAACTATCTATTCGTGCCAATATCCCCAAATTGTCAATTTCATCACAATGGTGCATCCACAAAAAAGTAGTACTTAGAATTTTGATGATTGAATTTTGGGACGAAAAATAAGGACTGAAACTTACATTTTTGCTATAAAATGGATGAAAATAACTCACTTTTGATGGAATAATTGACGTGACTAACAGCAAAAGGATATTCGCACAAACTAAAGTTTAGGGGTACCATGCTATGAACTGAATtgaaatttcacaaaacaaagtgGAACAAAGAATACAGTAACGAACCTAATAATGGTTGATTAAACTAGTAAATTGTTAGTTAATCAGTACCTGTTTCTGCATAACCCGGAGCAATTTGGCAAGATCCAAAAGGCATATGCACCTTTTGTTTCAATCTCACAATATTAGGCCTATAAACCCAATAATTCCCTCTATGCATCAAACGATCATCACATCTGAAAATCTCCACCATCGGTCCACAAGCCCCGATAAACACAACATACACCGTCCGATGAGCATCAGGCTTCATCCACCCTCTCCCCACCACTAGATTAGCCACCACCAAATTAACTTGTAATCTAAACACATCCCTAATCGCTTCCTTGTCACTCGTCCTATTTGCTCCACATGGAACCTTGGCCAGTACCACATCGATGCCCTCGTAATTCTCCAGCTTAGGAATTGGAATTTCCGGACACTTTGGTTTCCCCCACTCCTCGTCTTCGTCAACCCATTCGGGAAAATAGGCCTCCCATTTTCGATCCCTAGCTACGCGTTCGAATGCCACTGAGACTGCCTCTACATCTGATAGTCCACGGAGCTGACGATGAATATGTTCATCTACATTGACCAAACCTACCTTAATTTTTCTGCCCTTGATTTTGAATCGCTTGGAAATGGCAGCGAACCAGTTCGCATTCTCGGTTTTGTTCTTGATAACCTGTTCATGTCGATTGGTAGCTGAATTGTTCGACTCGGTGGGACGAAAACTATACGAGATCATTAGGCATAGGATGAACAGAGAGAGAATAAATAGATAGAGAACGAAGGGGACTACTCGTTgtttggaggaggaggaggaggaggaggaagaaaacttGGAAGCCATGTTCACATAATTTGGTGAAGGAGAAAGCATTTGGATTTGGTGttgtatgagagagagagagagagagagagagagagagagagaggtttgaAGGGCTATTTGACGTATATGGAAAAAGGGTTTTATTAGGAAGGTTTGCATGGCTGGACGTTGGAGAAGATATATTTGCTTATATGTATGATTTCATCCCCACGCGCGTATGGAGAGCTTTTTAAAACGTTGTttaaatttgtattttcttttttttttgaaaagataTATGCTTACAACGACATAGATAACGACTTCGATGCTTAATAACTTCGgtcataattattattattgaaagTGAGAGAacttaaagaaaaagaatcatGGGAGGAGAGAAGAAGATTTGACTCTTAAGTGAATGTTCTTCGACATAAatgtattttcaattttttaaaagattGTAAAGAATACAACAATACATAGAGTGAGAACGGCAAGCTTATTAAAAATCTGTTTCCATTGGAACAGTGAtggaatttatattttttaatacatatatgCACACAATAATATTACGATGCTGAAAAAATGTTATTAGTACCACATTTACATTTCCAAATAGTTAAACTATTACCTTAATCAGGTGGATAACTTTgatccaaaaaatgaaaaacatgtaTGAATTATAGTTTATCCTCACACAGGCTTATAAGGCAAACAGTTCGAAATGCTAGAACTTTATCTTGCATTTTTTACCAaaatcggcaaccaaattattgctaaaaaaatttagattaaaCACCAactatgtgacatcccacatcgcccaggggagtgatccttatatgtatattctcatccctacctagcacaaggccttttgggagctcactggcttcgggttccatgggaacttcaaagttaggcgagtagcgcgcgagagcactcccgtGATGGGTGACCcgctgggaagttctcgtgtgagttcccagaaacaaaaccgtgagggcgtggtcggggcccaaagcagacaatatcgtgttacggtggtggagcgggcccgagaagtgatctgccccgggtcaggatgtgacaatcgaccaggggagtgatccttatatgtatatttccatctctacctagcacgaggccttttgggagttcactggcttcgggttccgtgggaactccgaagttaagcgaaaagggggctagagtaatcccatgatgggtgacccactaggaagttactcgtgagttcccaaaaacaaaactgtgagggaatggtaagcccaaagaggacaatatcgtgctacggtagtggagtcgggcccgggaagtagtcccgcccgggccgggatgtgacaatttggtatcagagcctaacatTGGTCGTGgtatgccgacgaggacgtcgggcccctaaatgggtaaattgtgacatcccacatcgcccaggggagtgatccttatatgtatattcccatttctacctagcacgaggccttttgggagctcactagcttcgggttccgtggaaactccgaagttaagctagaagggggctagagcaatccaatgatgggtgacccactgggaagttgctcgtgagtttccaaaaacaaagccgtgagggaatggtaaacccaaagcggacaatatcatgttacggTAGTGGAATCAGGCACGAGAAGTGATCCCGcccaggctgggatgtgacTAACTACAAATGCATGCATTATCCGCTCAAAAgaattgttttatttaattatgtcaTGCATTAGGTATCTTATTATTAAAATTCATTTGAGGACATATTTCGATTAAAAAAAGTTTTGTGAGGGACTTTAGTTCTCCATAAAATAAAACTCCTAATGAATTTTATGTCATATTtaatcaattattattttatatatcagCTACGCTTTAAaggattcaaaaaaaataagaattatTATCTAATTTATTTGGCAAGGGGTTACCATAGTACACTGTACTGAGTTTAAATTAgaagattttattattttccgaAGTTATTATTTCATACAGCATTGATTTATCCAAGTTTGAGAAGTGATTTCTGCGCATTCCGTTTCTTTCTGTACAtactctaatttatttttagcttTCAAATTGAATAAACTGACAATCAAAAGAGATAACATAAACCAACTAAAGAGCACaaaatgttttcaaattttttcccTTTACTCTCTCTTTCCTCTTGACACGACATTTTCTCCCTAACCTCAATATGAATCCTCTCTACACATTGTGACTAACAAGTTGTGGACCTTGCGCCAATCCCTTGGAACGCAAGCTAACAACAACCCAAACAATTCCCGACTGATCAAAAGAATAGCACTTGCTAGTTGTTAATTACAAGGGTTTAATCTCGAAATGAAAAATTACAAGAGTTTATGAAGCAGTAATGCAACTAGCGGTCGCAATGGATAAACTCAACGGGAACTTCATCCTTAATTGTTTAACCGGAGGCATTCCTCCTCACAGCATAGACTCGGTAAGCCGCCACTCCAACCATGGCCACTGCAGCTCCCACTGCGAAGAGAATACACAAACTACGTAAATCCCACAGCATAAATTATAATCAGTGAGAAAGGAAAGGCCCCCCTAACAAACTGACAGATGAAGCAAGCGTCTTTCGTTGTTtattactaaaatttcatttgaaTACATGCATTTCTAACATAATCTGCTCTCCTAAAAGTGAGTACGTTAGCTTTAGACATGCATCCACCGGCATGGAACCCCAGATGTGCCATTAGGCCCACATATCCTTAGTAACTTCAGTTGGACATCAAGCAGGACGAGAACCGTATAAACTTATAAAGAcacaattaaaattcaaaagatcATCATACCTGAAATAAACATTAGAGATCGGTTAAGGATCTTATGGTATTGCTTGCGGGTCCTTCCAGCCTCAGTCTCAGGAATGCTCAGGTGAGGGTGCTCTGCGGCAGTTACAATTTTACGAAACACATTGTTGAAATCACCCAACTTTGCGCTGATAGGTATAGGAGCCTCTGTTCCCATATCCTGGCTAACCTGCATgagtacataaaaaaatatgtcAATTATTAGGTTAGATAAGAGAATGCACTGGCATCTCCAATTCGATTGGCCATCCAAAGAATGAATGCCAAGCTCAAAACAACCAGGACTACTTTCAAACACCACGCCCAATAACCCACACAAGCTTCACTTAACTCGGCCAAAGAAAGAAATGCTGTCAAAATTGTAAAATGCGTCTTGCATTGAATACCAACGAAATAAACTTCAAAAAGTTTTCAACTATTTTGGATAACCCCGCacaggaagagaaagagagagaacaaTTAAACCGTTTACACACCGAGCATACCACATATAAAGGGCAAGCATAAATGTAAAGGCACAACAATAATGATTACGTATTAGAATACAGAAAACAGTTGGTCCGCACCTTAAAAGTTCAAAATTGCACGAATAGTTGTAACCAGAACTCATAATTGACCAGGTAATCCACTTTACTTCCAAAAAGATAAGCAAGGAAAGAAAGGTCAATGCCTAAATAGACATACCCTCGTAGAATGTTGAATGGCCGATGGGAATGCAACCAGATCATCTTTAGCTGAAACAATGAGGCAAGGTACCTCAAAGCCAGTAGTCTCACCATGACTAGCAACTTCTACCAGCAACTCAGTTGCTCTCTTCCAGGATGACTCATCAGAACTAACAAGGAAAaagacaccaactattaaaGAGGTATAAATAACAGTAAAATATTACGTAAAGAAATGTATTCATGTCAAAGTAATGCTCAGAGTCAACCTAAAATTGATTGTCAACTACAGGCAGCAGCTAAAGAGAAAGGTAAATAAACATGTCCGTGTAATATTCCCAAATATAAGTCACTGTCAACAATctacttttctgtttttatgCTTGTTGACAACAAGGCGCTTTTGCCATCCTGGAAACAGAAACGTATATGAATATCTATAAACTTGGATCTTTTTCCATTTCACATGTTTATGTCTAACGATAAATTTTCCAGCAATTTAAATATCAGAAGTTTACCGTTTGTATTATAGATTATGGCTTcacaaataaaaaccaaataggAAAAGACAAATcccatgaaattttcaaatcaggAAACAGAAACTTGGACCTTACAAAGGAGAAGAGAAACGACGACCCAAATTGTACTAGCATGGTAGATAACAGAAGAGTAACATGATTTAACAAATATTAAACACCCATTTTAGGGTTCTGCTTACCTGTCGTGAACAAACACAGCTATGTCACATGCAGCCAAAGCCTCTTTATTTCTGAGAAATTTCTCAACTCCATCTTCAGGAATTTCTCTCATTACTAGGGTTTTCTTGGGTCCCTGTGTATATACTAAAAAGTCAGACAAACCACTGAAAGGACTAATAATAGACCTCACACAAAATTTAGCTCATCAGTCAAACTATAGTTGAAAGTATACAGAATTACTTAGTAGTAAAAATTTGGGGTAAATAGCATGCATTTAACAAAATTTGGCGATGAGGTAATACTTCAATAACCTAGCCAGTGTAAGTTTATTCCATGTAATTGTCAAGACACAAGGCGCTTCATGTAGTATTACTTACCCCAGGTTGATCAACAACACTAACCGCATAACGCTCCTCAGTGGTTGGATTATAAGTTTCAGCAAATGGCCTGCAGTTCCAGTTATTGTAAATAAATGTTGCATAATTTAATTCACAAAATCAAAGTCAACCGGAGAAACCATCGGAATCAGACCTTCCAAGAAAAGAATCCAATAATGCAGACTTCCCAGCCTTCTTTGGACCAAAGACAAAGCATTGGAAAACATTTCTTTCCGATTGCTGCTTCTTGCGATCTACACGCTTCTTCCTAGTCACACGGATTGCGGATGAAACCTCACCAGGATAACCAATGTATATCAGATTCTCCATCGTAGAAGCTGGGTTTAGGAGTGTCATGAGGGCCCACTGAAAATATGCATATTTGTCATAAAGTTAGTTGCgcacataaaagaaaaacaactgTTTGTAATGCATGTAATAAAGTGCCAACATGACTCTGAATGTCTATGCAAGTAAAAATCCATACAAACATATAAATTGAGAGTTGAATCACAAATATTTAATGCGAATCAAGAACAATGAGCATAATCCTCCCCTGCCccaacacagagagagagagagagagagagagaaataggcATATATTACCTGTGACAAAAATCCATCAAGTGATAACCCTCCAAATGCAGCATCCTTAGATGGAAATTCACTAAACGGGCTGAAATTTCAAATGCCAAAAATCAAAACATGCCAAGTTCTTCAAAGCTAGCGATTATAATGAACTAGATTGAGAAAGTTGATAATATTACAAGCTCTGAACATCATTATGAACTATGAAGCTTCTACTGACCAAACTTTTAACTGAAAACCAACATTTAGGTAAACTTTTGAGTTTCTATTTTCTAATATCATGAGCTTTAACGCTCTTACATCAGAACTACATATGAACAAAAACCATGGGAAACACAACTGCAAATATTATCTCTCATGGTAAAGAAACAAACTAGTTGCaatgaactaaaaaaaatggaaacagaaaaaattctaataaataaaaattaccttGCTGGAGCAGTAGAAAATAGTTCTTCAAGTTCACGTGGTCGGAGGGCCCCATCCTGGTGAAAAGAACATATAAGTTCATGATTATAAGAACTAGGAGAACAACTAAGGCACCTAAGAGGTTGTAAGGTTAGGTCACGGTGAagatcttcttcttttttttttttcagagacttttataaaaagtgaatcACAACGAAGATCCTTGATGAcacaaaatattgaaaactaATCAACAATGTAATAGAGAATGTAGCATTTAAGAAGGATGAGTACTAATACATACACCATCACCGTCAAACAAGTCAAAGTTAGCCTTCAGAAACTCAATTGCCTCATTTGTCAGCTCCACACTCTGCCCACATGACAACCAAGCACATCAACATGAAACATCTACAGAAAATCTAAAAGGAAACTAAAAACTTGTACCACATACTTAGAACAATGGATATAATTCACAAAATAATCTCACAAAGATCACTTTAAGTAGCATGATTATGGAAAATCAAATATAGGGCTCAGTGTTGACACGAGCATAGGTAGATAACAGCAGGAAGCTAGCTCTGGGCCTCCAACTTGATTCAAAATGGTCGTTATAAGGTACTTAGTAAATAGGACTCTAGCACTTGAATAATCAATTTTTACCAAAATAAAGAAATGAGTTGTAAAATGAACACGAATGAGTTACAAAACTTTGGAAAATGATTACTCAAAACTCAATGAATGTTTTACTTCACTTCAATATCAGCCAGTAATAAAACCATCTCATCACTGATTGCAGCACAGAATCGAAACCATAACTCAATTGATGTTACCTGATCAGGACTTCGTTTAGGGAGAGATGGGATTAATTCATCTGCAAGCCTTATATCATTATTGTATCCAAACTTCCTCAGGACAGTCCACGTTGTCTCTAGACGTCCCTTCTCTATGAATAGtgcatgaagaaaaagaaaccctGTCAATGTAAGCCCATGTTCATTGACTCCTTCTGGTAATTTTTCTTGCACGACCCTCTTAACACCCACAATTTCAGAAGGTTGTAATGGAGCATTGAAACATTTAACCTGTTCAGAATAAGCATTGAATTGTTCATGAATCTCGAGAATAAATTACCATGAGTTCCGCTTATGAGATTCAAAAATATAGCTATAAGATCATATCAAATAATCACATAGAACACTAGGACTTTGGAACAAAAGTTAAGAATATAAGCAGAATACTACAAACTAGAAAAAAGAGAACCTGGAAATCATTCAGCTCTGCATCACTGAGGGCACCATCCCTATCATGATCACAAAGAATGAATATCCGCTTCAAGGCTCGCACACATTGGTCCTTCAAAGTCTGTGTTTCCTGATCGAATAATGGGCCCGTTGGATGAAGCACAGCTTTTTGTGCATAGTAAAAAACCTCCGGAATCTGCAAACAGAAAGATATTGATTGTATGGAGTCCAAGAATTAGTGTCCATGCCAAAATAACAACACTACTTGCAACAAAAAGCCACCAATTGAATTATTGTTTTGGTCAACAAAGTCATACATTGAATTCAGGATATACTAAAGATGGCATTAGGTTCTTGTAGCCATTTTAACTGACATTTTAGACTTTTAGTGAATGTTGCAGACAGGTAGTTCATAGATGCGTGGAAAGTATGAAGAAATGCAACACATCATATGGTGCACGTTAAATTCACAAAAAGTTGATATACTAACCAACAAAAGGAAACTTGAAAAGATAGGAGTCATTACTGCATACCTGAATATGTTTATATGCTGAACATTCGATGCAAGTTTCAATCTCCCGAAACTGTTGCATTATTGGTGACATCACTTGTTCGAGGCTCACCTGTTGGTTCTCATCTCTCAAATCTAGCTTACAACCCACCACTATAACAGGTACCTTTACCTGctcattaaattaataaatttcacATTTTCCCATCATAAGTACATGCTACAAGACAAGTGTTGCTCCATTAGCCTCCATATCAAACAACTTTTCAAACAGATCATCGAACCACTGAAATTATTAGGCTTCATTTTCACAACGAATATTATACTGTCAAGATTAAGGTTTCCTTTcatcaggttttttttttttcttgtttttgtccAAAAAAGGCGCGTGTTAAACTTTTGGAGATGAATGGGTGCAGTGAGGAAAAGAAGCAACCACACACCTCTAGTTGACGAAGTTTTGGAAGCCAAAATGTACTCAATCGATCAAGTGTCTGAGGCTGATTACATGCATAAGTAAGCACAACTGCATCAGCCCGTTTCAACTCTTCAGCAACTTTATTAGTATCCTCTGCTCTGATTGAGTAAACAGATAAAGCAATTCAACATCGTACTAAAGATATCAGCAGAAGAAAGACCGACCAATATGACATAACCCCTTATTTGTTCGGGCCGGAAAAAAATAGGAAACTTATGACGTAATTCACTTTTCCTTTCCAACCCGTTCTGGACAACCAAACAGACCTTCCGAAGACACCACAACCAAAACCATGTAAAAAGAAATCTTTAAACCCACATACAATGCAACATCTACATTTCAAACCGCATCAGCGAATAAACAGATCATTTCCTATGTCAACTACAGAATTCATACCGAGATGATGTGTCGATAATGGTGATGGGAACGCGTTCAGGGTAGAAATCTTCAGGCAGCCTTGTAGGGGGCAGCACCGGAGGCACATTTGCCGGGAAGTTCTCGGTGGCAGCAGTCACAATCAAGCTGGATTTCCCGGTGCCATGGTCTCCGGCCACAACAATTCGGACTGCGGTTTGGCCAACAGGGTGATCGTTTCCTGCTGGAACTTTGGCCATTGAAACTGCagaccaaaacccaaaaccgtAATCACTCAATAAAAACTATCAACAGATGTGGTAAAACCAGAAAATATTCTAACGATTAGTGGCAAAcacaaatcaaacttttcctttctttcaatCAACCACAGATTCCATCAAGCTTTTAGCTTAAGCTAGCGACTGATGCAATGGCAAAACCGTAAATAACTTCGCTTTTCAGGCGCAGACACTTCAATCAATCGAGAAATACAAACACCAGTAGATTCGAAGAGCGTCGGCGTATTGATGAAGTG from Pyrus communis chromosome 17, drPyrComm1.1, whole genome shotgun sequence includes the following:
- the LOC137722805 gene encoding mitochondrial Rho GTPase 1-like, which produces MAKVPAGNDHPVGQTAVRIVVAGDHGTGKSSLIVTAATENFPANVPPVLPPTRLPEDFYPERVPITIIDTSSRAEDTNKVAEELKRADAVVLTYACNQPQTLDRLSTFWLPKLRQLEVKVPVIVVGCKLDLRDENQQVSLEQVMSPIMQQFREIETCIECSAYKHIQIPEVFYYAQKAVLHPTGPLFDQETQTLKDQCVRALKRIFILCDHDRDGALSDAELNDFQVKCFNAPLQPSEIVGVKRVVQEKLPEGVNEHGLTLTGFLFLHALFIEKGRLETTWTVLRKFGYNNDIRLADELIPSLPKRSPDQSVELTNEAIEFLKANFDLFDGDGDGALRPRELEELFSTAPASPFSEFPSKDAAFGGLSLDGFLSQWALMTLLNPASTMENLIYIGYPGEVSSAIRVTRKKRVDRKKQQSERNVFQCFVFGPKKAGKSALLDSFLGRPFAETYNPTTEERYAVSVVDQPGGPKKTLVMREIPEDGVEKFLRNKEALAACDIAVFVHDSSDESSWKRATELLVEVASHGETTGFEVPCLIVSAKDDLVAFPSAIQHSTRVSQDMGTEAPIPISAKLGDFNNVFRKIVTAAEHPHLSIPETEAGRTRKQYHKILNRSLMFISVGAAVAMVGVAAYRVYAVRRNASG